One Paenibacillus sp. SYP-B4298 genomic window, CATACGCGACCGTTTCTGGGGCGCAGCGTCCGCTTCTCCGGCAACCGTGTTCCCCCGATTGCTGCATCTCGCGCAGCATCATGTATCTAAGGATGAGAAGTGGGGCGGGTACAACAATGATCTGATTCAGAAGGTCATCGCCACCTTACCGGAGCGATTGCCACGACGCCTTACGTTGGAGGAGCAGGGCATGTTCGCTATCGGCTACTACCATAAGCGAGAGAGCTTCTATCCAAGAGCTGCAACGGACACGCCGCAGACAGATGCAAATGATGACGCAGCAACGGCGGAAAAATAACAGGTGCAATATGGTAAACAATACGATCGATAAAGAGAGGGATCAGCTATGGCAGAGAGAACGCCTTTGACGAAGCGATATGAGTTTGTACTGTTATTTGATGTGGAGAATGGCAACCCCAATGGAGACCCGGATGCTGGTAATCTGCCACGTATCGATCCAGAGACAGGCTGCGGGCTTGTCACCGATGTGTCGATTAAGCGCAAGGTTCGCAATTATGTGGAGCTCGCTCAAGATAACGAGGAAGGGTATGCCATCTATGTGAAGGAAGCGGCTGTGTTGAACAATCTGAATAAGGAAGCCTTCCTCAGTCACCCAGATATGGAGCTGAAGGAGAACAAGGCGGACAAGATGGTTGCCAAGAGGAAGGAGGATCAGCAGACGCTCACGCGCTGGATGTGTGACAAATATTATGATATTCGCACTTTCGGCGCTGTCATGACCACTGGGGTGAACTGTGGGCAGGTACGCGGGCCGGTACAGTTCAGCTTTGCCAGAAGTATTGATCCCATCGCACCGATGGATGTGACGATTACACGGATGGCGGTCACGAATGAGAAGGATGCGGATAAGGAGCGGACGATGGGACGCAAGAGCATCGTACCCTACGGATTATACAGAATGGAGGGCTTCATCTCTGCGCCGCTTGCGAACCAGACAAACTTTGGCGAGGAGGATCTGGAGCTGCTGTGGAATGCGCTAATCCAGATGTTCGATCATGACCGCTCCGCATCCAGAGGAAAGATGGCAGCCCAGAAGCTTATCGTATTCGAGCATGATAGTCGTCTGGGCAATGCGCCGGCTCATAAGTTGTTCCAGCTTGTTAAGGTACAGCGCAAGCAAGAGGTGGACATTCCCCGTTCCTTTGAGGATTATGAGATAGAGCTCCACCCGACGCCAGAAGGTGTACGAATGCTAGAGAAGCTGTAGGATGGTGTGATGGGGAACGCACTGGAGACGGATGATTATGTGATGCTGTCTGGAATTCAGCACTTTGCGTTTTGTCCGAGACAGTGGGCGCTGATCCATATCGAGCAACAGTGGAAAGAGAATGTGGTAACGACCGAAGGGAATGAGGTTCATCGGCGTGTAGATGACCCCTTCTTCGATGAGACACGCTTGGACAAGCGGTCTGTGCGGGCAATGCCGCTAGTATCGGAGAGCCTGGGCATACGCGGAATCGCAGATATGGTGGAGTTCAGGAGACAGGGCGAGCCCTCAGCAGAGACCGTGATTTTGCCAGAACGAGAGGGACACTGGACGGTGACCCCTGTCGAATATAAGCGAGGCAAGCCCAAGAAGGCAGATCATGATGCTCTACAATTGTGCGCGCAGGCGATGTGCTTGGAAGAGATGATGGGAGTATCTATTCTGGTAGGGGAGCTGTACTACCATGAGATACGTCGGCGGGAACAAATTATATTGACGAGCCCCCTTCGTCAGCGTGTTGCGGCCATAGTATCGGAGATGAAGCACATCTATGCGGCTGCCTCCACACCTAAAGCGGTGTATAAGGCCCATTGTCGTCAATGCTCCATTGTCTCGCTCTGTCAGCCCAAATGGAGTCGCAAGGGGGCGAGATCCGCAGCCATGTATATCGAGCATAGTATTGGAGAGTTGGAGCTATGAGAAGACTGCTGAATACCTTATACATTACCATGGAGAATGCGTACCTGCATGCTAAAGGCGAGACGCTGATTGTACGGGCAGATGGCGTCAAGGAGAGGCAGGTGGCTCGTATTCAACTGGAGTCGATTGTCATCTTCAACTACTCGGGCGTTAGCCCCGATGCGATGCAGCTATGTGTAGAGAATGGAATTTCACTGGTCTTCCTGAGTCCAACGGGTCAGTTCAAGGCAAGAGTGACCGGAGAGGTGTCTAAGGCAGCGACACTGGAGCAGCTTCGGGGAATTGAGGGGCTGGGGTCTCGGCATTATTTCTCAGCGTTTGCGGAGCAGATCGTTGCTGGACGCGAGACGTTTCAGTTCACGGGAAGGGTGAGGCGCCCGCCG contains:
- the cas7c gene encoding type I-C CRISPR-associated protein Cas7/Csd2 yields the protein MAERTPLTKRYEFVLLFDVENGNPNGDPDAGNLPRIDPETGCGLVTDVSIKRKVRNYVELAQDNEEGYAIYVKEAAVLNNLNKEAFLSHPDMELKENKADKMVAKRKEDQQTLTRWMCDKYYDIRTFGAVMTTGVNCGQVRGPVQFSFARSIDPIAPMDVTITRMAVTNEKDADKERTMGRKSIVPYGLYRMEGFISAPLANQTNFGEEDLELLWNALIQMFDHDRSASRGKMAAQKLIVFEHDSRLGNAPAHKLFQLVKVQRKQEVDIPRSFEDYEIELHPTPEGVRMLEKL
- the cas4 gene encoding CRISPR-associated protein Cas4, whose translation is MGNALETDDYVMLSGIQHFAFCPRQWALIHIEQQWKENVVTTEGNEVHRRVDDPFFDETRLDKRSVRAMPLVSESLGIRGIADMVEFRRQGEPSAETVILPEREGHWTVTPVEYKRGKPKKADHDALQLCAQAMCLEEMMGVSILVGELYYHEIRRREQIILTSPLRQRVAAIVSEMKHIYAAASTPKAVYKAHCRQCSIVSLCQPKWSRKGARSAAMYIEHSIGELEL